A DNA window from Chelativorans sp. AA-79 contains the following coding sequences:
- a CDS encoding pirin family protein, producing the protein MSFFPGKDPEPGDALSCDAIETLIVPRTADIGEFQVRRALPSSRRRLVGPFIFFDRMGPAILRAGQALDVKPHPHIGLATVTYLFDGRIRHRDSLGTEMVIAPGDLNLMTAGRGIVHSERTPEEMRGGPLSVSGLQTWLALPDGGEEVDPTFSNTLRKDLPVIEAEGVSGRVIIGRLHGLRAPVRTATETLYADIRLEPGARFQIPADAEERAIYVLDGTVGITGDEFPSDRLLVFRPGDEIVVGTGTGAHFMLFGGAALGSRRYIWWNFVSSSKERIEQAKEEWRTGRFDIVPGDEEEFVPLPEQ; encoded by the coding sequence ATGAGTTTCTTTCCCGGCAAGGACCCGGAACCGGGTGACGCGCTCTCCTGCGACGCGATCGAGACGCTGATCGTGCCGCGCACCGCCGATATCGGCGAGTTTCAGGTGCGCCGTGCGCTTCCTTCGTCCCGTCGGCGCCTGGTGGGGCCCTTCATCTTCTTCGATCGCATGGGCCCCGCCATCCTGCGGGCGGGCCAGGCGCTCGACGTGAAGCCGCATCCGCATATCGGGCTCGCCACGGTCACCTATCTCTTCGACGGGCGCATCCGCCACCGGGATTCGCTGGGCACCGAGATGGTGATCGCGCCGGGCGACCTGAACCTGATGACGGCCGGCCGCGGCATCGTGCATTCGGAGCGTACGCCCGAGGAGATGCGCGGCGGGCCGCTTTCGGTTTCCGGCCTCCAGACCTGGCTGGCGCTGCCCGACGGCGGCGAGGAGGTGGACCCCACCTTCTCCAACACGTTGCGCAAGGATCTTCCGGTGATCGAGGCCGAAGGCGTGTCCGGCCGCGTGATCATCGGCCGTCTCCATGGCCTGCGCGCGCCGGTGCGGACGGCGACGGAGACGCTTTACGCCGACATACGCCTCGAGCCCGGGGCCCGTTTCCAGATCCCGGCAGACGCGGAGGAGCGCGCCATCTATGTGCTGGACGGCACGGTCGGGATCACGGGCGACGAATTCCCGTCCGACCGGCTGCTCGTGTTCCGTCCGGGAGACGAGATCGTGGTCGGCACGGGAACAGGCGCACATTTTATGCTGTTTGGTGGTGCAGCCCTTGGCTCGCGGCGCTATATCTGGTGGAATTTCGTTTCTTCCTCTAAGGAACGCATCGAGCAGGCGAAGGAGGAATGGCGCACGGGCCGCTTCGACATCGTGCCGGGCGACGAGGAGGAATTCGTGCCCTTGCCCGAGCAATGA